The proteins below come from a single Malus sylvestris chromosome 3, drMalSylv7.2, whole genome shotgun sequence genomic window:
- the LOC126615586 gene encoding small RNA-binding protein 11, chloroplastic-like, with protein sequence MAASLGGRMSNSFLRNASHSNSYISPAHFLFSRGFSSKLFVKGISLATTEKSLTEAFSPFGKVVHVHISRNATTNKSKGFGYVTFEGEEEAHNALTNMNGKMVDQRVIFVDKAGRYTRGV encoded by the exons ATGGCGGCTTCGTTAGGAGGCCGAATGTCCAATAGCTTTCTCAGGAACGCCTCACATTCCAACTCCTATATCTCTCCTGCCCACTTTCTCTTCTCCAGGGGATTTTCTTCCAAGCTTTTCGTCaaag GTATATCACTTGCCACCACTGAAAAATCATTAACTGAAGCATTTTCGCCATTTGGAAAGGTTGTTCATG TTCACATATCGCGAAATGCAACTACAAACAAGTCAAAAGGATTTGGATATGTGACCTTTGAAGGAGAAGAGGAGGCCCATAACGCTCTGACGAACATGAATGGGAAG ATGGTGGATCAACGTGTTATTTTCGTGGACAAAGCAGGGCGCTACACTCGAGGGGTCTAA
- the LOC126615579 gene encoding mRNA-decapping enzyme-like protein codes for MSQNGKLTPNLDQQSTKLLNLTVLQRIDPSVEEILITSTHVTFYEFNTDLSEWSRKDVEGSLFVVKRNAQPRFQFIVMNRRNSENLVEDLLGDFEFEVQHPYLLYRNAAREVNGIWFYNPSECEEVANMFNRILSAYSKVPQNSMVSPTKSEFEELEAVPSMVIMDGPLEPSSSTASHVTDIPDDPAFVNFFSTAMTIVNSSTTAIAGQPYQSSSTTYLPSHPFGVAPSSIPGMQIPCAPLLSSTTLSPFVDLPESHNTTNLASNLVKPSFFVHPSSSATTMPAVTASSRAASLLHPAVSVQRPYGAPLLQPFPPPAPPPSLTAASFPPNYGPLNRDKVRNALMLLVQDNQFIDMVYGALQKAHHS; via the exons ATGTCCCAGAACGGGAAATTGACGCCGAACCTGGACCAGCAGAGCACGAAGCTTCTGAATCTGACGGTTCTGCAGCGAATCGACCCCTCCGTCGAGGAAATTCTCATCACCTCCACTCACGTCACCTTCTACGAGTTCAACACTGACCTTAGCGAATGg AGTCGCAAGGACGTCGAAGGATCGCTCTTCGTGGTCAAGAG GAATGCGCAACCTCGGTTTCAGTTCATTGTGATGAACCGGCGGAATAGTG AAAATTTGGTGGAGGATCTCTTGGGAGATTTTGAATTCGAAGTCCAACATCCATATCTATTGTATCGAAATGCGGCTCGAGAGGTCAATGGTATTTGGTTCTACAATCCAAGTGAATGTGAGGAGGTGGCAAATATGTTTAACAG GATTCTTAGTGCATATTCCAAGGTACCTCAAAACTCAATGGTATCACCAACAAAGAG TGAGTTTGAGGAACTGGAAGCAGTCCCAAGCATGGTTATTATGGATGGTCCTTTGGAGCCATCGTCATCAACTGCCTCTCATGTCACAGACATTCCGGATGATCCGGCTTTTGTGAACTTCTTCAGT ACGGCTATGACTATCGTGAATTCTTCAACTACAGCAATTGCCGGACAGCCTTACCAATCATCTTCGACAACCTATCTACCTTCTCATCCATTCGGTGTTGCACCTTCAAGTATTCCTGGCATGCAAATTCCATGTGCTCCACTGCTATCATCGACAACTTTATCCCCTTTCGTTGACCTCCCTGAATCCCATAACACCACCAACTTGGCCAGTAATCTTGTAAAGCCATCTTTTTTTGTTCATCCTTCCTCTTCAGCAACAACGATGCCAGCTGTCACTGCATCAAGCCGTGCTGCTTCTCTTCTTCACCCTGCTGTAAGTGTGCAACGTCCATATGGTGCTCCTTTGTTACAACCTTTTCCACCGCCAGCCCCTCCACCATCTCTCACAGCTGCTTCTTTCCCTCCTAACTATGGGCCACTTAATAGAGATAAAGTACGAAATGCACTCATGCTGCTTGTACAG GATAATCAATTCATCGACATGGTATACGGAGCACTCCAGAAGGCACACCACTCGTAA